Proteins encoded within one genomic window of Eurosta solidaginis isolate ZX-2024a chromosome 1, ASM4086904v1, whole genome shotgun sequence:
- the Ama gene encoding protein amalgam, whose protein sequence is MHKFAFVSFLFIMVLATLPNFLHASQPVISHITKDVVASVGEDVEFNCTVENVGRMSVSWAKRSVALSMRNILSLSDPRYTITETRDEKAGSATYSLKITKIEASDMGPYECQVIMSATDKITKKLNLSIKHPPIISAELTPQSKLVTEGHNLEVSCQATGFPQPTTWWKREDNAIMPAGGQTLPGPILRIKEVHRLDRGAYYCVADNGVGPPDERMVLIEVEFRPQISVMRPKVAQVLSHVAELECNVQGYPAPAVFWHRNGSKLQSNSQYEISNTASSHETTTSVLRIASVSEADFGDYYCNATNKLGHADARLHLFQPVIPVPSSH, encoded by the coding sequence atgcacaaatttgcatttgtttcatttctttttattATGGTATTGGCTACTCTGCCGAATTTTCTGCACGCTAGTCAGCCTGTAATTAGTCATATCACAAAAGACGTTGTTGCAAGTGTCGGCGAGGATGTAGAATTCAACTGCACTGTAGAGAATGTTGGTCGTATGTCCGTTAGCTGGGCCAAGCGTTCCGTTGCGCTCTCTATGCGTAACATACTCAGTTTGAGTGATCCGCGATATACGATCACCGAGACACGAGATGAGAAAGCTGGTAGTGCTACATACTCCTTGAAGATAACAAAAATTGAGGCAAGTGACATGGGTCCATATGAATGCCAAGTTATAATGTCCGCTACCGATAAAATCACAAAGAAACTTAATTTGTCAATCAAGCACCCGCCTATCATATCAGCAGAACTTACACCGCAGTCGAAACTGGTTACTGAGGGACACAATTTGGAAGTCAGTTGTCAAGCAACTGGTTTTCCTCAACCCACAACATGGTGGAAACGTGAAGATAACGCCATCATGCCTGCTGGCGGGCAAACTCTTCCAGGGCCCATATTAAGGATCAAGGAGGTACATCGACTTGATCGTGGTGCTTACTATTGCGTTGCTGATAATGGGGTAGGTCCACCGGATGAACGTATGGTGTTAATAGAAGTAGAATTTCGACCGCAAATATCAGTAATGCGTCCCAAGGTTGCACAAGTTCTTTCGCATGTCGCCGAATTGGAGTGCAATGTACAAGGGTATCCTGCCCCTGCAGTTTTCTGGCATCGCAATGGTTCTAAACTTCAGTCGAATTCGCAATACGAAATTTCGAATACAGCATCATCACATGAGACCACTACATCTGTACTACGTATAGCAAGTGTTTCGGAAGCAGATTTTGGTGATTATTATTGTAATGCCACTAACAAATTGGGACACGCCGATGCGCGCCTACATTTATTTCAGCCAGTGATCCCAGTGCCTTCTTCACATTGA